A genomic window from Halorubrum trapanicum includes:
- the grpE gene encoding nucleotide exchange factor GrpE: protein MTDTNSTPIGLGIDFRATGIAGALSDGREAELLAGPTGEPRSPPELHATEDGVRARPPSLEPEPNRRIPVLPQYGDGRPEYLSGDTARFELEVESLFADLIDGWRESAPSALETEGLNGELPPDAVVSVPGVYDAEDRATVSRALEAAGIDVGAVVRAPVAVAAAEFPAISEPQLLVVVDIGSHWFDAALVRVDPDEATYRVVSRVSEAGIGRDAMEESLAEWAIERTAREENRRVTYDENSIEHLRAATGDALEAVTNDTDGSIAADEVPGLTADDGRTLGVDVDVDMSDAYEAIEPVEKAVIARLRDLFDTADVGRSDVDRVLVAGPGVDPIPVSNAVSGFLDRPLSEPRLGGRETAPVRGAALLANQLRKTGESPVRSDTLDRDVGVLVPTGEGTTFETVVPGSVPVGSSREVTLKTTRDDQTRGSVTVASRHRGSGEVTAEGSYEIAGIPPRQAGEGRVTLSVTARSDEEGGIEVTPSIQSDGDATPSLDSPTETGPRLTRLEADPSEIETSAADDATLATRAETDGDPIEDLSPRSILGRIMSVRYNLWHTAQADATLDPSDVENLLKEFTGGMRRLGVEPIAPEPGDEKDLGEHTVWDTHPSEQPDGTVLELRKPGYRIGDFVEQTADVIVSKGEPETTDEQSAEDIEATADESETSTAEREGETTEDAESTDDEPPESTAESGSTEGRPRGESSTERTSADEARTEGDTPDSRARDEDR, encoded by the coding sequence ATGACAGATACGAACTCCACTCCCATCGGACTCGGGATCGACTTTCGAGCGACGGGTATCGCCGGCGCGCTCAGCGACGGGCGGGAAGCAGAGCTGCTCGCGGGACCGACCGGCGAGCCGCGCTCGCCCCCGGAGCTACACGCGACCGAGGACGGCGTCCGGGCCCGCCCGCCAAGCCTCGAGCCGGAGCCGAACCGGCGGATACCCGTCCTCCCGCAGTACGGAGACGGGCGACCGGAGTACCTCTCGGGAGACACCGCTCGGTTCGAACTCGAGGTGGAATCGCTGTTCGCCGACCTGATCGACGGGTGGCGAGAGAGCGCGCCGTCGGCGCTTGAAACCGAAGGCCTGAACGGGGAACTGCCCCCGGACGCCGTGGTCTCGGTTCCCGGGGTCTACGACGCCGAGGACCGCGCCACCGTCTCCCGTGCGCTCGAAGCGGCCGGGATCGATGTCGGCGCCGTCGTCAGAGCCCCGGTGGCCGTCGCCGCCGCCGAGTTCCCCGCCATCTCGGAGCCGCAGCTGTTGGTCGTCGTCGACATCGGCTCCCACTGGTTCGACGCGGCGCTGGTCCGCGTCGACCCCGACGAGGCGACCTACCGCGTGGTGTCGCGGGTCAGCGAGGCGGGCATCGGCCGCGACGCGATGGAGGAGTCGCTCGCGGAGTGGGCCATCGAGCGGACCGCCCGCGAGGAGAACCGCCGCGTGACCTACGACGAGAACTCGATCGAACACCTCCGCGCAGCGACCGGCGACGCCCTTGAGGCTGTCACGAACGACACCGACGGCTCGATCGCCGCCGACGAGGTGCCCGGCCTGACGGCCGACGACGGGCGCACGTTGGGCGTCGACGTCGACGTGGACATGTCCGACGCGTACGAGGCGATCGAGCCCGTCGAGAAGGCGGTCATCGCGCGGCTCCGGGACCTCTTCGACACCGCCGACGTCGGCCGGTCGGACGTGGACAGAGTGTTGGTCGCCGGGCCGGGAGTCGACCCGATCCCGGTGTCGAACGCCGTTTCCGGCTTCCTCGACCGACCGCTGAGCGAGCCTCGACTCGGCGGGCGGGAAACGGCCCCGGTTCGGGGGGCGGCGCTGCTCGCCAACCAGCTTCGGAAGACCGGCGAGTCGCCGGTTCGATCGGACACCCTCGACAGGGACGTCGGCGTGCTCGTCCCGACCGGGGAGGGCACGACCTTCGAGACGGTCGTACCGGGATCCGTCCCCGTCGGTAGTTCCCGGGAGGTGACCCTCAAGACGACGCGGGACGACCAGACGCGAGGCAGCGTGACGGTGGCGAGCAGACACCGGGGTTCCGGCGAAGTCACGGCGGAGGGGTCGTACGAGATAGCCGGCATCCCGCCGCGGCAGGCCGGCGAGGGGCGCGTCACGCTGTCCGTGACGGCTCGCTCCGACGAGGAGGGCGGCATCGAGGTAACCCCGTCGATCCAGTCCGACGGCGACGCGACCCCCTCTCTCGACTCACCGACGGAAACGGGGCCGCGGCTCACGCGCCTCGAAGCAGACCCGTCGGAGATCGAGACGTCCGCCGCGGACGACGCGACGCTCGCGACTCGCGCGGAGACCGACGGCGACCCCATCGAGGACCTCTCGCCGCGGTCGATTCTGGGGCGGATCATGAGCGTCCGGTACAATCTCTGGCACACGGCTCAGGCGGACGCCACCCTCGACCCATCCGACGTGGAGAACCTCCTCAAGGAGTTCACCGGCGGTATGCGCCGACTCGGCGTCGAACCGATAGCACCCGAACCCGGCGACGAGAAGGACCTCGGGGAACACACAGTCTGGGATACTCATCCCTCCGAACAGCCCGACGGAACGGTGTTGGAACTCCGCAAGCCGGGATACCGCATCGGCGACTTCGTCGAACAGACGGCCGACGTCATCGTCAGCAAGGGCGAACCGGAGACGACAGACGAGCAGTCCGCAGAGGACATCGAAGCGACCGCCGACGAATCCGAAACGAGTACCGCCGAGCGCGAGGGGGAAACCACCGAAGATGCCGAATCGACCGACGACGAACCGCCGGAGTCCACGGCCGAATCGGGATCGACCGAGGGGCGTCCACGCGGTGAGTCGTCGACCGAACGGACCTCGGCGGACGAGGCCCGGACCGAAGGGGACACTCCCGATTCGAGAGCGCGCGACGAAGACCGCTGA
- a CDS encoding RNA-guided endonuclease TnpB family protein — MNYNYRYRLRPSDALEEQLAWTVDTCRQVYNHFLHRLNRTDDTSAYSEQKLLPSLKKWWSDLKSVHSKVLQKVVQRLYDNLSTLRERKEKGYRVGTLKWKAPGEYRSFTYSQSGFKLKNTGGRTRLWLSKLGEIPLTFHRDLPDDADIKTVTVKQEPTGKWYAILGIETPDDPPEKPENPENCVGIDVGILKYAHDTDGTAVESLDLSNERERLERAQRDLSRKQHGSDNWEKQRRVVAERHAELKNKRRDFLHKLSNYYAREYDLVAVEDLDAKGLVELPGNSRNRAGAAWGTFLRMLKYKCEREGTHFVAVNPRGTTKECASCGVSTEKPLWVREHSCPACGFEADRDANAAWNILSRGVKKRLGAGRSESTPVETALPVSSVVDAKRVVETGSPTLKREGVSPTGRVG, encoded by the coding sequence GTGAACTACAACTACAGGTATCGACTCCGACCGTCCGACGCTCTCGAAGAACAGTTAGCGTGGACTGTCGATACCTGTAGACAGGTCTACAACCACTTTCTCCACCGACTCAACCGCACCGACGACACCTCGGCGTACTCTGAGCAGAAGCTCCTGCCGAGTCTCAAGAAGTGGTGGAGCGACCTGAAAAGCGTTCACTCGAAGGTACTACAGAAGGTCGTACAACGGCTGTACGATAACCTCTCGACACTACGAGAGCGCAAAGAGAAGGGCTACCGCGTCGGGACGCTCAAGTGGAAGGCACCGGGCGAGTACCGCAGTTTCACCTACAGTCAATCCGGCTTCAAGCTCAAGAACACGGGCGGTCGGACGCGACTGTGGCTCTCAAAACTCGGAGAAATCCCCCTCACCTTCCACCGCGACCTCCCCGACGACGCTGACATTAAGACCGTCACGGTCAAGCAAGAACCTACCGGGAAGTGGTACGCCATTCTCGGCATCGAGACGCCCGACGACCCGCCGGAGAAGCCGGAGAATCCCGAGAACTGCGTCGGTATCGACGTGGGGATTCTCAAGTACGCTCACGACACCGACGGAACCGCCGTCGAATCCCTCGACCTGTCCAACGAACGCGAACGTTTGGAACGCGCACAGCGCGACCTCTCGCGGAAACAGCACGGGTCGGACAATTGGGAGAAACAGCGTCGGGTTGTGGCAGAACGCCACGCCGAGTTGAAGAACAAGCGCCGCGACTTCCTTCACAAGCTCTCGAACTACTACGCTCGGGAGTACGACTTGGTGGCCGTCGAGGACTTGGACGCGAAGGGGTTGGTCGAACTACCGGGCAACTCGCGGAACCGGGCAGGTGCGGCGTGGGGGACGTTCCTGCGGATGCTCAAATACAAGTGCGAACGCGAAGGAACGCACTTCGTTGCTGTGAATCCGCGCGGAACGACGAAAGAGTGTGCGTCCTGCGGCGTTTCGACCGAGAAACCGTTGTGGGTGCGCGAACACTCCTGCCCGGCGTGTGGGTTCGAGGCCGACAGAGACGCGAATGCGGCGTGGAATATTCTTTCTCGCGGTGTGAAGAAGCGGTTAGGAGCGGGACGCTCCGAATCAACGCCTGTGGAGACTGCGCTCCCTGTGTCCTCGGTTGTGGATGCAAAGCGCGTCGTGGAAACAGGAAGCCCCACCCTCAAGCGCGAGGGCGTCAGCCCGACCGGTAGGGTGGGGTAG